The following proteins are encoded in a genomic region of Ornithinibacillus sp. 4-3:
- a CDS encoding M81 family metallopeptidase: protein MKILVGQIFHETNTFSNIKTTVDLFKAMEWSYGDDIIKTHKGVRFYLGGMIDQAEHYDFDVIPLFSANATPSGTITKATYDLMLNNLLKTIKDAKKYDAICLGLHGAGVAEGIDDLEGNVLEAVREIAGNVPIVATLDLHANVTDKMVQYADVLLGVNFYPHIDGYERGQEAIDMIKQMLEGHLKPVMSLKKLPLMIPASTTNLSPAKDINELCWEQEKNDAVVDCTFFHGFTQSDIPHAGVSVLTITNDDSVLAENIAKTIAQKIWEKRDKFATNYLSPAEGIEAALKIKGNPIVLNETSDNPGGGAPGDGTYLLKAMLDKKLTNACFGCICDPEVAQIAHEVGPGSFIDVKLGGKTDKYHGDPLIIKAYVKSLSDGRFNYTTPMLAGMKVDNGKSARLQVGGVDIIVCSKKEQVFDEQIFLLHGIDVSEYKIVALKSSQHFRAAYEQISARIITVESRGLSSSNLKKINYQRINRPMYPMDEGVHF from the coding sequence ATGAAAATTTTAGTAGGTCAAATTTTTCATGAGACGAATACCTTTTCCAATATAAAAACAACAGTAGATTTGTTCAAAGCAATGGAATGGTCATATGGAGACGATATTATTAAAACTCATAAAGGTGTTCGTTTTTATCTTGGAGGAATGATTGACCAAGCAGAACATTATGATTTTGATGTAATTCCTTTGTTTTCTGCAAACGCTACACCATCAGGGACAATAACAAAAGCTACATATGATCTGATGCTTAATAATCTTTTGAAAACTATTAAAGATGCTAAAAAATATGACGCTATCTGCTTAGGTTTACATGGCGCAGGTGTTGCAGAAGGAATTGACGACCTAGAGGGAAATGTTTTAGAAGCGGTAAGAGAGATTGCAGGAAATGTTCCTATTGTTGCCACGTTAGATTTGCATGCAAACGTTACAGATAAAATGGTCCAATATGCAGACGTACTTCTTGGGGTTAACTTTTACCCACATATAGATGGCTATGAGAGAGGACAAGAAGCGATTGATATGATCAAACAAATGCTAGAGGGCCATTTAAAACCAGTTATGAGTCTCAAAAAATTACCGTTAATGATTCCTGCTTCAACCACTAACCTGTCACCCGCAAAAGATATTAATGAACTTTGTTGGGAACAAGAAAAAAATGATGCAGTGGTTGATTGTACTTTCTTTCACGGTTTTACCCAATCTGATATACCACATGCCGGTGTGTCAGTCCTGACTATTACTAATGATGATTCCGTTTTAGCAGAAAACATTGCAAAAACAATTGCACAAAAGATTTGGGAAAAACGTGATAAATTTGCAACGAACTACTTAAGTCCAGCAGAAGGAATAGAAGCAGCTTTAAAAATAAAGGGAAATCCAATTGTTCTTAATGAAACATCAGATAATCCAGGCGGAGGAGCACCTGGAGACGGTACATATTTATTAAAAGCGATGTTAGATAAGAAATTAACAAATGCTTGTTTTGGTTGTATTTGTGATCCTGAGGTTGCACAAATTGCGCATGAAGTAGGACCCGGTTCATTTATCGATGTGAAATTGGGAGGAAAAACAGATAAATATCACGGAGATCCATTAATAATAAAAGCATATGTAAAGTCGCTGTCAGATGGACGATTTAATTATACAACTCCCATGTTGGCAGGAATGAAAGTGGATAATGGAAAATCTGCTCGACTTCAAGTAGGTGGAGTTGATATTATTGTTTGTTCCAAAAAAGAACAAGTTTTTGATGAGCAAATTTTTCTACTTCACGGAATCGATGTTTCGGAGTATAAGATAGTAGCTTTAAAATCTTCTCAACATTTTAGGGCTGCATATGAGCAAATCAGTGCGAGAATTATTACTGTAGAATCACGTGGACTCAGCTCTTCTAATCTTAAAAAGATTAATTATCAAAGAATAAATCGGCCAATGTATCCAATGGATGAGGGTGTACATTTTTAA
- a CDS encoding PucR family transcriptional regulator: protein MRVSDVLQIGKSYKTYVIAGKEGLHRQITSIEVMEVPDLANWMTEGAFFITTFYSVKDNVEAQIKVMKDIIEKQGAGIMIKLGRFIDVLPEKFIQLADEHQIPVFILPKEVSYISILTPLYARLHMNEITHLPKSAHPLYEIEAKSYLHMEELINDLADKLKCTIFIEDMHGRLLVHSRRVQSDDWRKDFLLFSKPHHEKAEETLEKWRMELMESSAVHHIEKGMRHRVILPFIEKNRQVAYIHFLSSSHEEQHLFHPTAIKMIQNKIFTTWMSELNEIQQQRLQDLTLFHIKKNPAPHYILLYLERGLNGHILEEHASFIYYMCIYRKYLAYSMEKFSNQSYSIIEYGEKVFVLLPVAKGNMLETQPIEERLAKAFAKTMIADVRIAISNRFSNLDDLEKQKEFTEKTLSIGTSLFPDKPVVSYHELGIYMFLLPLSRQENVRQYAEGLLTPLLNVDHHLLETLNVYMEENRNVSHTAQRLFVNRRTINYRLQRIQQELQMDLNDAETLFVLQFCLKIWNLTK, encoded by the coding sequence ATGCGAGTCTCAGATGTATTACAAATTGGTAAGTCATATAAAACCTATGTGATTGCAGGAAAAGAAGGACTTCATAGACAAATTACATCTATTGAAGTGATGGAGGTACCTGATCTGGCTAATTGGATGACAGAGGGTGCCTTCTTTATTACGACGTTTTATTCTGTGAAGGATAATGTAGAAGCGCAGATAAAGGTGATGAAAGATATTATTGAAAAACAGGGTGCTGGTATTATGATAAAGCTGGGTCGCTTTATAGATGTATTGCCAGAAAAGTTTATCCAATTAGCTGATGAGCATCAGATTCCTGTATTTATTTTACCTAAAGAGGTATCTTACATTAGTATTTTAACTCCTTTATATGCGCGACTACATATGAATGAAATTACACATTTACCTAAATCTGCACATCCACTTTATGAAATAGAAGCTAAATCTTATCTGCATATGGAGGAGCTTATTAATGATTTAGCTGATAAATTGAAATGTACGATTTTTATAGAGGACATGCATGGGCGTCTTTTGGTTCATTCGAGACGTGTACAAAGTGATGATTGGCGAAAGGATTTTTTATTATTTTCTAAACCTCATCATGAGAAAGCGGAAGAAACATTGGAAAAATGGAGAATGGAATTGATGGAATCATCTGCTGTTCATCATATAGAAAAAGGTATGCGTCATCGTGTTATCCTGCCTTTTATTGAGAAAAACCGTCAAGTAGCTTATATTCATTTCCTTTCTTCAAGTCATGAAGAACAGCATTTATTTCATCCAACAGCAATTAAAATGATACAGAACAAAATATTTACCACTTGGATGAGCGAATTAAATGAAATTCAACAACAACGTTTGCAGGATTTAACATTATTTCATATAAAGAAAAATCCTGCTCCACACTATATTCTGCTTTATTTGGAAAGAGGTTTAAATGGACATATTTTAGAGGAGCATGCCAGTTTTATTTATTACATGTGTATTTATCGTAAATATTTAGCCTATAGTATGGAGAAATTTTCTAATCAATCGTATTCCATTATTGAATATGGAGAGAAAGTCTTTGTTTTACTTCCAGTTGCTAAAGGAAATATGCTGGAAACCCAGCCAATAGAAGAAAGATTAGCTAAAGCCTTTGCGAAAACAATGATTGCTGATGTGCGTATTGCTATTAGTAATCGTTTTTCTAACCTTGATGATTTAGAGAAACAGAAGGAGTTTACAGAGAAGACATTATCAATTGGTACAAGCCTTTTCCCTGATAAACCAGTAGTTTCTTATCACGAGCTTGGTATTTATATGTTTTTACTTCCTTTAAGCAGACAGGAAAATGTGAGGCAATACGCTGAAGGATTATTAACTCCATTATTAAATGTGGATCATCATTTATTAGAAACATTAAATGTGTATATGGAAGAGAATAGGAATGTTTCTCATACTGCGCAAAGGTTATTTGTAAATAGAAGAACAATTAATTATCGTCTGCAACGGATTCAACAAGAGCTTCAAATGGACTTAAATGATGCTGAAACATTATTTGTTTTACAGTTTTGTTTGAAGATATGGAATTTAACAAAGTGA
- a CDS encoding AroM family protein, which yields MGENKKTIGVLTIGQSPRVDVTPSVQGILGDDVLIQEAGGLDRFTDDEVEQVAPIPGDTTYVSRMRNGKQVKISKSKLMPLLQEELAQLEREVSVVIMLCTGDFPDLKSTKPILYPDKILNSTVQAVMSQGKLGIIIPLAEQKDSLIKKWKHFEVIAEAATPYEESDVIGAAKRLKERGAAMIVLDCIGYNEQHKEEAIKGSGLPVILPRTLVARIAAEYL from the coding sequence GTGGGAGAAAATAAAAAGACGATAGGTGTACTGACAATTGGACAATCTCCACGTGTAGATGTCACTCCATCTGTACAAGGCATTTTGGGAGATGATGTGCTGATTCAAGAAGCAGGTGGCTTAGATCGTTTTACGGATGATGAAGTTGAGCAAGTTGCACCAATTCCTGGAGACACCACTTATGTTTCTCGAATGCGAAACGGAAAACAAGTAAAAATTAGTAAATCTAAATTAATGCCTTTATTACAAGAGGAATTAGCCCAGCTAGAACGTGAAGTATCTGTTGTAATTATGCTATGTACAGGAGATTTTCCAGATTTAAAATCTACTAAACCAATACTTTATCCAGACAAAATTTTAAATAGTACTGTTCAAGCAGTAATGAGTCAAGGGAAATTGGGTATCATCATACCACTTGCGGAACAAAAAGATTCATTAATAAAGAAATGGAAGCACTTTGAAGTCATTGCCGAAGCAGCAACACCATATGAAGAAAGTGATGTTATTGGAGCTGCTAAACGCTTGAAGGAACGAGGAGCAGCGATGATTGTCTTAGATTGTATTGGCTATAATGAGCAGCATAAGGAAGAAGCCATCAAAGGAAGCGGGTTACCAGTTATTTTACCAAGAACGCTTGTAGCTCGTATTGCTGCGGAGTATTTATAA
- a CDS encoding ABC transporter substrate-binding protein: MKKTFLAIFAVFALFIVGCSQSSNTDEQDNNDEKEQEQEVQAGGELKIAVSAQPPTLDGHLSTAIIMMEIGRNIFETLVALDENLVPQPLLAESIDRSDDGLTYTFNLREGVLFHNGEEMKAEDVVASMNRWLENSPLSDTIGNDAFQETDEYTVTVELDEPVSDLLDIMAGLGRGQYTPIMPKEIVESATESGVSEYIGTGPFKFTEWRQDQYIHLEKFEDYQSIDSAASAISGKREALVDDVYYYFVADDSTRLAGIQTGEYDVADNMPFDSYDQLQSMDGVNMYVAPSGTQNIIYNKKEGIMSDAKLRQAVNAALNTEAIMLASFANENLYELEHGYMSTDQTSWASSAGSESYNQNDIEKAKQLAEEAGYNGEEIIIMTTSDYDYMYNTAVVAQEQLKSAGFNAKLDVYDWATSIDRRNDPANWDIFVTSTAFVTSPSQLLALDPNWGGWTSDPQITELMEQIRLSTTQEDADEHWDTLQGYLWDEYLPMTIVGHHHRIVAARDHVKGLEVFPGAIPWNTSVDK, translated from the coding sequence ATGAAAAAAACATTTTTGGCAATCTTTGCGGTTTTTGCTTTGTTTATCGTTGGTTGTAGTCAGAGCTCTAACACAGACGAGCAAGATAATAATGATGAGAAGGAGCAGGAACAAGAGGTACAAGCTGGTGGAGAATTAAAAATTGCAGTTAGTGCACAACCGCCTACATTAGATGGACATCTTTCTACAGCAATTATCATGATGGAAATTGGTAGGAATATTTTCGAAACATTAGTAGCTCTTGATGAAAATCTAGTACCACAGCCATTACTAGCAGAATCGATAGATCGAAGCGACGATGGATTGACTTACACATTTAACCTTCGCGAAGGAGTACTTTTCCATAATGGAGAAGAAATGAAAGCAGAAGATGTAGTCGCATCAATGAACAGATGGCTTGAGAACTCTCCTTTGTCAGATACAATCGGGAATGATGCATTCCAAGAGACAGATGAATATACAGTTACTGTAGAATTAGATGAACCTGTTTCCGACTTACTCGATATCATGGCTGGATTAGGACGAGGTCAATATACACCAATAATGCCAAAAGAAATCGTTGAATCAGCAACAGAATCAGGTGTTAGTGAATACATCGGTACAGGACCATTCAAATTTACTGAATGGAGACAAGACCAGTATATTCATTTAGAAAAATTTGAAGATTATCAGTCAATAGATAGTGCAGCAAGCGCGATAAGCGGTAAAAGAGAGGCACTTGTAGATGATGTATATTATTATTTTGTTGCAGATGATTCTACTCGTTTAGCTGGAATCCAAACTGGCGAATATGATGTAGCCGACAATATGCCATTTGATAGCTATGATCAGCTACAATCAATGGATGGTGTTAATATGTATGTTGCTCCATCAGGCACTCAAAATATCATCTATAATAAAAAAGAAGGTATTATGTCAGATGCAAAATTGCGCCAAGCAGTAAATGCTGCTTTAAATACAGAAGCAATTATGCTTGCAAGCTTTGCAAATGAAAATTTATATGAGCTTGAGCACGGTTATATGAGTACAGATCAAACGAGCTGGGCAAGCTCTGCTGGAAGTGAATCTTATAATCAAAATGATATAGAAAAGGCAAAACAGCTAGCGGAAGAAGCTGGATATAACGGAGAAGAAATCATTATCATGACAACTAGTGATTATGATTACATGTACAACACAGCAGTTGTTGCTCAAGAACAGCTTAAAAGTGCAGGCTTCAATGCAAAATTAGATGTTTATGATTGGGCTACTTCAATTGATCGTCGTAACGATCCTGCAAACTGGGATATCTTTGTTACATCCACTGCATTCGTTACATCACCTTCTCAGTTATTAGCTTTAGATCCAAACTGGGGCGGTTGGACAAGCGATCCACAAATTACAGAATTGATGGAGCAAATTCGTTTATCTACTACGCAGGAAGATGCAGATGAGCATTGGGACACACTACAAGGATACTTATGGGATGAATATTTACCAATGACCATTGTTGGACACCATCACCGTATCGTTGCAGCTCGTGACCATGTAAAAGGTCTTGAAGTATTCCCTGGAGCTATTCCTTGGAATACGTCGGTTGATAAATAA
- a CDS encoding aspartate/glutamate racemase family protein, with amino-acid sequence MLGIIRVLTTDNDDVLYEHAKMMHAYADVKSITQCILNQPNGIFDDESERIAIPKIVETAEQISKQHEVRAITISCAADPALEETRQAIDIPVISAGVCGVHAASMVGRKVGVIGIRDIAPPNMVHELGEKFYSYSFSPNIRKTTDLFSKNAKEDLYHVIKDVVESGADVILFACTGFSTIHLKDYLKNRINIPIIDLVEAQAIGYQLIGIN; translated from the coding sequence ATGCTAGGAATAATCAGAGTATTAACAACCGATAACGATGACGTGCTATACGAACATGCAAAAATGATGCATGCGTATGCTGATGTAAAATCGATTACTCAATGTATTCTAAATCAACCGAATGGAATTTTTGACGATGAATCTGAAAGGATAGCGATACCGAAAATTGTTGAAACTGCGGAGCAAATATCCAAGCAACATGAGGTACGTGCTATAACAATTAGTTGCGCGGCGGATCCAGCATTAGAAGAGACAAGACAAGCAATTGATATACCAGTAATAAGTGCTGGGGTTTGCGGTGTTCATGCGGCAAGTATGGTTGGTAGAAAAGTTGGAGTTATTGGGATTAGAGATATTGCACCTCCTAATATGGTGCACGAACTTGGAGAAAAGTTCTATTCATATTCTTTTTCACCAAACATCCGGAAAACAACTGATTTGTTCTCGAAGAATGCGAAAGAAGATTTGTATCATGTAATTAAGGATGTTGTTGAGTCTGGTGCGGATGTTATTTTATTTGCTTGTACTGGATTTTCGACAATCCATCTAAAAGATTATTTGAAAAATCGTATAAACATACCTATCATTGATCTCGTGGAAGCACAAGCGATAGGATATCAGTTAATCGGAATAAATTAA
- a CDS encoding DUF1177 domain-containing protein has protein sequence MSLKYTMEAMELLDDASASGKMVVDLFKGFEHVEASYQTVAGAEGSTDFIKVVVKGTNGKLTGGNAPSLGIVGRLGGLGARPSRIGFVSDGDGAAAAVSTALKLANMTEKGDRLPGDVYITTHICPNAPTEPHEPVDFMGSPVDILEMNHYEVLPEMDAIISIDTTKGNRIVNHRGIAISPTVKSGWVLKFSDDLIRIMEMTTGELPVTFTVTTQDITPYGNDVYHLNSILQPAVATDAPVVGVAITAKTAVPGCGTGASHEVDVAQAVRYAIEVAKEYTLGNFEFYDVEEFARLEKLYGSMKHLQTLGKGNE, from the coding sequence ATGTCTTTGAAATATACAATGGAAGCAATGGAATTATTAGATGATGCAAGTGCAAGTGGGAAAATGGTAGTTGATTTATTTAAAGGTTTTGAACATGTGGAGGCTTCTTATCAAACAGTAGCAGGGGCAGAAGGTTCAACAGACTTTATCAAAGTAGTAGTCAAAGGAACTAATGGAAAGCTTACTGGAGGTAATGCACCTTCCCTAGGTATTGTTGGTCGACTTGGAGGATTAGGAGCTCGTCCATCTAGAATAGGTTTTGTATCAGATGGAGATGGAGCGGCAGCAGCAGTATCTACTGCATTAAAGCTAGCAAATATGACAGAAAAGGGAGATCGTCTACCAGGAGATGTATATATCACCACACATATTTGTCCAAATGCACCAACAGAACCACATGAGCCTGTTGATTTTATGGGCTCTCCAGTAGATATTTTAGAAATGAATCATTATGAGGTATTACCAGAAATGGATGCGATTATTTCTATCGATACTACAAAGGGGAATCGAATTGTTAACCACCGTGGTATTGCAATTTCTCCAACAGTTAAATCAGGTTGGGTATTAAAATTCTCAGATGATTTAATACGAATTATGGAAATGACAACAGGTGAATTACCAGTAACCTTTACAGTAACTACCCAGGATATTACACCTTATGGAAATGATGTATATCATTTGAATAGTATCCTGCAGCCAGCAGTTGCAACAGATGCACCAGTAGTTGGTGTAGCAATTACAGCAAAAACTGCTGTTCCGGGCTGTGGAACTGGAGCAAGTCATGAAGTAGATGTTGCTCAAGCTGTTCGATATGCAATTGAAGTTGCAAAAGAGTATACACTAGGTAACTTTGAATTTTATGATGTAGAAGAATTTGCACGTTTGGAAAAGCTATATGGTTCTATGAAGCATTTACAAACTTTAGGCAAAGGAAATGAGTAA
- a CDS encoding aromatic acid exporter family protein — protein sequence MNFNIGPRMMKTGLAVALAILVTESYNIELGIVSVITAVVAMQPSIMRSVKYVKEVTLSTILGIIFALAGAYTLGLHPVSIGITVILAIALSMKMRWEQSVNIMILTIASIMLSGERTINLIYLYDRLSLIVIGISAAFLVNMLIFPPNHQKLIYEKIKKSFEQTGFLLRVIPNQMMKVKELKKKEEELQKNIKSVQDYLQVIDDEKGSMLIRKRYAFLRNVVVFKQMLKVIELQFDLVENLDEKIKKVEAISTNQSFLVKKLVASIVEYQDNIILTYEGKITVQKEMQKESFSVMNLTINDLINELQQSEIEKWIDIFPVSSSIVKLMVELEHLDKLVRKQQKDF from the coding sequence ATGAATTTTAATATCGGGCCACGAATGATGAAAACAGGATTAGCAGTTGCTTTAGCAATATTAGTAACTGAATCATATAACATTGAATTAGGAATTGTTTCTGTTATTACTGCGGTGGTAGCTATGCAGCCATCTATCATGCGTTCCGTAAAATATGTAAAAGAAGTAACACTATCTACTATACTCGGTATTATATTTGCCTTAGCAGGAGCTTATACATTAGGCTTGCATCCTGTATCTATTGGTATTACGGTGATTTTAGCAATCGCATTAAGTATGAAGATGCGCTGGGAGCAATCGGTGAATATTATGATCTTAACGATTGCCAGTATTATGTTATCAGGTGAACGGACCATCAATTTGATTTATTTATACGATCGTCTCTCTTTAATTGTGATTGGGATTTCGGCGGCATTCTTAGTGAATATGTTAATCTTCCCACCGAATCATCAAAAGTTAATTTATGAAAAGATAAAGAAGTCATTTGAACAGACTGGATTTTTATTAAGAGTTATTCCTAATCAGATGATGAAAGTAAAAGAATTAAAGAAGAAAGAAGAAGAATTACAAAAGAATATTAAATCAGTACAAGATTATCTTCAAGTGATTGATGATGAAAAGGGCAGTATGCTGATTCGAAAGCGCTATGCATTCTTGCGCAATGTAGTTGTGTTTAAACAAATGCTAAAAGTTATTGAATTACAATTTGACTTAGTAGAAAATCTAGATGAAAAAATAAAAAAAGTAGAGGCTATTTCTACAAATCAATCCTTTTTAGTAAAGAAATTAGTAGCAAGTATTGTGGAATATCAGGATAATATTATCCTGACATACGAAGGGAAAATCACTGTTCAAAAGGAAATGCAGAAAGAAAGCTTTAGTGTGATGAATTTAACGATTAATGATTTAATTAATGAATTACAACAATCTGAAATCGAAAAATGGATTGATATTTTCCCTGTTTCCAGTAGTATTGTAAAGCTAATGGTAGAACTTGAGCATTTAGATAAGCTAGTTCGCAAACAACAAAAGGATTTTTAG
- a CDS encoding ABC transporter substrate-binding protein — protein sequence MKKIFLFMMLAFILVIAACSNNEDAEGEQEGTDQPNSSENTGSGATDSEPKGELKVGIMSQPTTLDAPMTTEAIVRDISINIYETLLTLDEENKPVPMLAESVEANDEGTEFTFKLREGVKFHNGSEMTSEDVLASMNRWKEVAGTALAALQEATFEAPDEYTFVMTIPSPQSDILDLLAGQGQYPAIMPKEVIDEAGSSGVNEYIGTGPFKFEEWRQDQYIHLTAFTDYVAVDEPASGLAGKKAALVEDLYFYITKDTSTLLTGVQTGEFDIAFSVAFDNYEQVKNDENLNVYSAYFGTMNLVYNKKEGPFQDVKMRQAVNAALNASDAMLGAFANEELYRMGHSYMNQDVANWYSEAGEEGYNQADVEKAKQLLEEAGYNGEELTLLTSRDIEYHYNIAVIVQEQLKQIGMNVSIDVYDWATHVEKRGEPGNWDLLTAGFNYSTTPTQIPTLRSDWPGWTDDPKISEMMSEIGKTMDLTEGKAIWDELQAYSWTEYVPFTQFGAVPVIIAANKNVENLVVMDRPIMMPLWNTSINK from the coding sequence ATGAAGAAAATTTTTCTGTTCATGATGCTAGCGTTCATTCTCGTTATTGCTGCTTGTAGCAATAATGAAGATGCGGAAGGAGAGCAGGAAGGAACGGATCAACCTAATTCATCAGAAAACACCGGTTCCGGAGCTACTGACTCAGAACCAAAAGGTGAATTAAAGGTTGGTATTATGTCGCAACCAACCACATTAGATGCTCCAATGACAACAGAAGCAATTGTACGAGATATTAGTATAAATATCTATGAAACCTTATTGACATTAGATGAGGAAAATAAACCAGTTCCTATGTTGGCGGAATCGGTTGAAGCGAATGATGAAGGAACAGAATTTACATTTAAATTACGTGAAGGAGTAAAATTCCATAATGGAAGTGAAATGACTTCTGAGGATGTTTTAGCTTCTATGAATAGATGGAAGGAAGTTGCAGGCACAGCCTTAGCAGCATTACAGGAAGCTACTTTTGAAGCTCCAGATGAATATACATTTGTAATGACTATACCAAGTCCACAATCAGATATATTAGATTTATTAGCCGGACAAGGACAATATCCAGCAATTATGCCTAAAGAAGTTATTGATGAAGCAGGCAGCAGCGGAGTAAATGAATATATTGGAACAGGTCCATTTAAATTTGAAGAATGGCGACAGGATCAATACATTCATTTAACGGCATTTACAGATTATGTTGCAGTAGATGAACCAGCAAGTGGTCTAGCAGGGAAGAAAGCAGCACTTGTAGAGGATCTTTATTTTTATATCACGAAGGATACATCTACATTATTAACAGGGGTGCAAACAGGAGAGTTTGATATTGCCTTTAGTGTTGCATTCGATAATTATGAGCAAGTAAAAAATGATGAGAATTTAAATGTTTACAGTGCATATTTTGGAACAATGAATCTTGTATACAATAAAAAAGAAGGACCTTTTCAAGATGTGAAAATGAGACAAGCAGTAAATGCTGCACTAAATGCTAGTGACGCAATGTTAGGTGCCTTTGCAAATGAAGAATTATATCGAATGGGTCATAGCTATATGAACCAAGATGTTGCTAATTGGTATAGTGAGGCAGGAGAAGAAGGATATAATCAGGCGGATGTTGAAAAAGCTAAACAGCTTTTAGAAGAAGCAGGTTATAACGGAGAAGAATTAACCTTATTAACAAGCCGTGATATTGAATATCATTATAATATTGCTGTTATTGTGCAAGAACAATTAAAACAGATCGGTATGAATGTATCTATTGATGTATATGATTGGGCAACTCATGTTGAAAAACGTGGTGAGCCAGGAAACTGGGATTTATTAACAGCAGGATTTAACTATTCAACAACACCGACGCAAATTCCGACATTAAGAAGTGATTGGCCTGGATGGACAGATGATCCGAAGATTTCTGAAATGATGTCTGAAATTGGTAAAACAATGGATTTAACAGAAGGAAAAGCAATTTGGGATGAATTGCAGGCTTATTCTTGGACAGAATATGTGCCATTTACACAATTTGGTGCAGTACCAGTTATCATTGCTGCGAATAAAAATGTAGAAAATCTTGTTGTGATGGACCGTCCAATTATGATGCCATTATGGAATACAAGTATAAATAAATAA